The following are encoded in a window of Procambarus clarkii isolate CNS0578487 chromosome 33, FALCON_Pclarkii_2.0, whole genome shotgun sequence genomic DNA:
- the LOC123765269 gene encoding RCC1-like G exchanging factor-like protein produces the protein MMYCTPKSLSSPYKLITRVLQVSSGCGSARHSIRGKKSRYRQPLDPQHAEELPEFEYVGVHSRPDTLIYTWGVADHGALGRASLVRPEHKKKQHHLHYLHHPHRLEFGEYFKVIDVACGYGFTLFAVDAKSGASCFGTGLNTESQIGRHEPRKDHPLGILISPAPIDVPLSNNSKIVKVSSGRAHSVMVTDREGVWTVGSNGYGQCGRPIIPNEDYGKQAVYHRIRALDGVKVCQVECGQDTSFFLSEEGVVYSCGWGADGQTGRGHYNNEPNVGPVMGDVVGEKIVKISCRADCALALSDKGEVFGWGNSEYHQLNSVTDEMQIHTAKKLQFPDIRKVVDVASAGTMCMFINEDGQVYSWGFGPLGKGPKVSYSKTPTPIPLSLFGHNEITPDAKVVSINCGINHFAAVNNHGSLFTWGKNPGGCLGLGHIKDHYFPLRVSIGGEVVKVRCGVDHTVALVKELI, from the exons ATGATGTattgtacacccaaatccttgtcGTCTCCATACAAGCTCATAACTCGAG TTTTGCAGGTGTCTAGTGGCTGTGGAAGTGCTAGACATTCTATAAGAGGGAAGAAAAGTAGATATCGACAGCCATTAGATCCTCAACATGCAGAAGAATTACCAG AGTTTGAATATGTTGGTGTACACTCTAGACCGGATACATTGATTTACACATGGGGAGTTGCAGATCATGGAGCCTTGGGGCGTGCTTCCCTTGTACGTCCAGAACATAAAAAAAAGCAGCATCACCTACACTATCTTCACCATCCACATAGGCTCGAATTTGGAGAATATTTTAAG GTTATCGATGTAGCATGTGGTTACGGCTTCACCCTGTTTGCTGTTGATGCAAAGTCTGGAGCATCATGTTTTGGTACAGGACTTAATACCGAGTCCCAAATTG GACGCCATGAACCAAGAAAAGATCATCCTTTAGGAATATTAATTAGTCCTGCACCCATTGATGTTCCATTGAGCAATAATTCAAAAATTGTTAAG GTATCTTCAGGAAGAGCGCATTCTGTGATGGTGACAGATCGAGAAGGTGTCTGGACTGTAGGAAGTAATGGTTATGGGCAGTGTGGTAGACCTATTATACCAAATGAAGATTATGGCAAGCAAGCTGTTTACCATAGAATCCGAGCTCTTGATGGTGTCAAAGTGTGCCAGGTTGAATGTGGACAAGATACTAG CTTTTTTCTGAGTGAAGAAGGTGTGGTGTATTCTTGTGGCTGGGGAGCTGATGGCCAGACAGGTAGAGGACACTATAATAATGAGCCTAATGTTGGCCCAGTGATGGGAGATGTTGTTGGAGAAAAGATTGTCAAAATATCATGTAGAGCTGACTGTGCTCTAGCATTAAGCG ATAAAGGTGAAGTGTTTGGCTGGGGCAATTCAGAATACCACCAGCTAAATTCGGTGACAGATGAAATGCAAATTCATACAGCAAAGAAGCTTCAGTTTCCAGATATAAGGAAAGTAGTGGATGTGGCATCTGCAGGAACTATGTGCATGTTTATTAATG AAGATGGACAAGTGTATAGTTGGGGTTTTGGCCCTCTTGGCAAAGGACCAAAAGTATCATATTCCAAGACTCCTACTCCAATTCCTTTAAGCTTGTTTGGACACAATGAAATTACACCTGATGCTAAG GTGGTGAGCATAAATTGTGGAATCAACCACTTTGCAGCAGTAAACAACCATGGCTCTTTATTCACCTGGGGCAAGAATCCTGGAGGCTGCTTGGGTCTTGGCCACATAAAGGACCATTATTTtccattaagg GTTTCCATTGGTGGAGAAGTTGTGAAAGTTAGATGTGGTGTTGATCACACTGTCGCCTTGGTCAAGGAACTCATCTAA